Proteins encoded in a region of the Bacillus sp. T3 genome:
- a CDS encoding MFS transporter — translation MNRPRLWTKDFLINSLTNFFIYLTYYLLMMVMTVFAVKYFAASPSQAGLASGIFIVGALVGRLFAGKLIEIVGMKRMLYIGLTLFLITTLLYFVVNSLAFLFVVRFLHGAGFGVASTATGTIISLIIPDERRGEGTGYYAMSTTLASAIGPFIGMYLSRFDQFNLIFIMCTAVLLICFLSSFFLKVPKLPKSNEYIVNLKSFQLTNFIEPKALPIALISVLMGFSYSAVLSFLTSYTFEIGLVEAGSFFFIVYALFILISRPFTGLWFDKKGENFVMYPAFVIFSIGLWILSQAQHGLLLLIAAALIGIGFGTFMSSAQAISVKVAPRQRIGLATSTFFVFIDGGIGFGPYLLGFFIPLVGLRGIYVIAAIVGFACTFLYFTLHGRKSERKDGVPHITMRQS, via the coding sequence ATGAATAGACCACGTTTATGGACGAAGGATTTCTTGATTAATTCATTAACAAATTTCTTTATTTACTTAACTTACTATTTGTTAATGATGGTCATGACTGTATTTGCTGTCAAATATTTTGCAGCCTCACCAAGTCAGGCAGGGCTAGCATCAGGAATTTTCATCGTCGGGGCCCTTGTTGGCCGATTGTTTGCAGGAAAATTGATCGAGATTGTCGGCATGAAGAGAATGCTGTATATAGGACTTACTTTATTCTTAATTACTACCTTATTATATTTTGTCGTTAATAGTTTGGCATTTTTGTTTGTTGTTCGCTTTTTACACGGAGCAGGATTTGGTGTGGCTTCTACAGCTACTGGTACCATTATCTCGTTGATTATCCCAGACGAACGGCGCGGTGAAGGGACAGGCTATTATGCGATGAGCACCACACTCGCCTCAGCGATTGGTCCTTTTATCGGGATGTACCTATCACGATTTGACCAATTTAATCTGATTTTCATCATGTGTACCGCCGTCTTACTAATTTGTTTTCTCTCCTCTTTTTTCTTAAAAGTACCGAAGCTTCCGAAATCAAATGAATATATTGTCAACTTGAAGAGTTTCCAATTGACTAATTTCATTGAACCAAAAGCATTGCCGATTGCCCTTATCAGTGTGTTGATGGGCTTTAGCTACTCAGCAGTTCTAAGCTTTTTAACCTCTTATACATTTGAGATTGGGCTGGTTGAGGCCGGCAGCTTTTTCTTCATCGTTTATGCGTTATTCATTTTAATTTCTAGACCATTTACTGGCCTTTGGTTTGATAAAAAGGGTGAAAACTTTGTGATGTACCCAGCCTTCGTTATTTTTTCAATTGGTTTATGGATTTTAAGCCAGGCACAACATGGTTTGCTTTTATTAATCGCCGCAGCCTTGATTGGAATAGGGTTTGGTACGTTTATGTCTAGTGCCCAAGCAATATCTGTCAAAGTAGCCCCACGACAACGGATCGGCTTAGCGACCTCGACATTCTTTGTCTTTATCGATGGAGGAATTGGCTTTGGTCCATATTTGTTAGGCTTCTTTATTCCACTGGTCGGGTTGAGAGGGATTTATGTCATTGCTGCCATAGTTGGATTTGCTTGTACCTTCTTATACTTTACACTTCATGGAAGAAAGTCCGAGCGAAAGGACGGCGTTCCACACATTACGATGAGACAAAGTTGA
- the ald gene encoding alanine dehydrogenase has protein sequence MIIGIPTEIKNNENRVGITPAGVTDFVKNGHEIWIETGAGTGSGFSDQDYIKVGAKIVPSASEVWSADMVMKVKEPLPSEYQYFRKGLILFTYLHLAPEPELTQALIDSNVVAIAYETVQLDNGALPLLTPMSEVAGRMAVQIGAQYLEKHKGGKGILLGGVPGVEPAEVTIIGGGIVGTNAAKMAIGLGAKVTILDTNVDRLRQLDDLFQGKLNTLMSNSYNIAAAVKKADLLIGAVLILGARAPRIVTEDMIKTMQSGSVVVDVAIDQGGSIETIDHITTHSEPTYEKFGVIHYAVANIPGAVARTSTIALTNVTVPYGVQIANKGYVDAAKDNPAIAKGINVLNGNVTYESVAKAHGYPYIPVESIFSKKIVNV, from the coding sequence ATGATTATTGGAATCCCTACGGAAATTAAAAATAATGAAAATCGTGTTGGTATTACCCCAGCCGGTGTTACAGACTTCGTGAAAAATGGGCATGAAATTTGGATTGAGACTGGAGCCGGTACGGGAAGTGGCTTTAGCGATCAGGATTATATCAAAGTTGGTGCGAAAATCGTACCATCAGCATCCGAAGTATGGAGTGCAGATATGGTGATGAAAGTAAAAGAGCCGTTGCCTTCAGAGTATCAATATTTTCGCAAAGGCTTGATCCTCTTCACCTACTTACATCTTGCACCAGAACCAGAATTGACACAGGCGCTAATAGATAGCAATGTAGTAGCCATTGCCTATGAAACAGTACAGCTTGATAATGGGGCACTTCCATTACTAACACCGATGAGTGAGGTTGCTGGTCGAATGGCCGTTCAAATCGGAGCGCAGTATCTTGAAAAGCATAAAGGTGGAAAAGGGATTTTGTTAGGTGGTGTACCAGGGGTAGAGCCTGCTGAAGTCACGATTATTGGCGGTGGAATTGTGGGAACGAATGCTGCAAAGATGGCGATTGGCTTAGGTGCAAAGGTTACGATTCTTGATACGAATGTGGACCGACTTCGCCAGCTTGATGATTTGTTCCAAGGAAAGCTAAACACACTCATGTCCAATAGCTATAATATCGCTGCCGCTGTTAAAAAAGCGGACCTGCTTATCGGCGCGGTTCTCATTCTGGGTGCACGCGCACCGCGAATAGTTACGGAAGACATGATTAAAACGATGCAATCAGGCTCAGTCGTTGTGGATGTAGCGATCGACCAAGGTGGATCAATCGAGACAATTGATCATATTACAACCCATAGTGAGCCTACCTATGAAAAGTTCGGTGTGATCCACTATGCAGTTGCGAATATTCCTGGGGCTGTCGCTCGAACATCAACGATCGCGCTAACGAATGTGACTGTTCCGTACGGAGTTCAAATCGCAAATAAAGGGTACGTTGATGCCGCAAAGGATAATCCAGCCATCGCCAAAGGAATCAATGTTCTCAATGGGAATGTTACTTATGAATCTGTCGCAAAAGCACATGGATATCCATATATTCCAGTTGAGAGCATTTTTTCAAAAAAAATTGTGAATGTATAA